The proteins below come from a single Lasioglossum baleicum chromosome 20, iyLasBale1, whole genome shotgun sequence genomic window:
- the Pmca gene encoding plasma membrane calcium-transporting ATPase 3 isoform X5, translating into MATIDGRPAQYGVTLKQLRELMELRGREGVNKLNSYGGVQEICKKLYTSPSEGLSGSAADIQHRRDTFGSNLIPPKPPKTFLQLVWEALQDVTLIILEVAALVSLGLSFYHPADEDESTGPSMEEDEAKYGWIEGLAILISVIVVVIVTAFNDYSKERQFRGLQSRIEGEHKFSVIRQGEVKQVAVSDIVVGDICQIKYGDLLPADGVLIQSNDLKVDESSLTGESDHVKKGESFDPMVLSGTHVMEGSGKMLVTAVGVNSQAGIIFTLLGAAVDHQEQEIKKMKKEAKKQRKKKSLTGDEAGEITGNSHVSSGGKAESGEHQQGDGGGGGGGGGEGKKEKSVLQAKLTKLAIQIGYAGSTIAVLTVLILVIQFCVTTFVIEGKPWKNTYAGDLVRHLIIGVTVLVVAVPEGLPLAVTLSLAYSVKKMMKDNNLVRHLDACETMGNATAICSDKTGTLTTNRMTVVHSYICEKMAKSAPKFSDIPNHVGNLIIQAISINSAYTSRIMPSQDPTELPLQVGNKTECALLGFVVALGMNYQTIRDDQPEETFTRVYTFNSVRKSMSTVVPRKGGGYRLFTKGASEMIMKKCAFIYGREGHLEKFTKEMQERLTKNVIEPMACDGLRTISIAYRDFVPGKAEINQVHVDNEPNWDDEENIVNNLTCLCVVGIEDPVRPEVPDAIRKCQKAGITVRMVTGDNINTARSIALKCGIFKPNEDFLILEGKEFNRRIRDTNGEVQQHLLDKVWPKLRVLARSSPTDKYTLVKGIIDSTSSVSREVVAVTGDGTNDGPALKKADVGFAMGIAGTDVAKEASDIILTDDNFSSIVKAVMWGRNVYDSIAKFLQFQLTVNVVAVIVAFIGACAVQDSPLKAVQMLWVNLIMDTLASLALATEMPTNDLLLRRPYGRTKPLISRTMMKNILGQAIYQLTVIFMLLFVGDKMLDIETGRGVAQAGGGPTQHFTVIFNTFVMMTLFNEFNARKIHGQRNVFQGIFTNPIFYSIWILTCLSQVVIIQYGKMAFSTKALTLEQWMWCLFFGVGTLLWGQVVTTIPTRKIPKILSWGRGQPDDIGAINLGDEKFDPDSDKKPRKGQILWLRGLTRLQTQTSNRTLVQNVSVKGRSPSQDYYMIRVVNAFRQGLDARYTSEHSSTPLAEVLRKQSSLNKRLSQTSSIEYADNNPDELTIPEIDIERLSSHSHTETAV; encoded by the exons ATGGCAACAATAGACGGCCGACCGGCCCAATATGGTGTCACTCTCAAGCAACTTCGCGAGCTCATGGAGCTCCGGGGACGCGAAGGTGTCAATAAACTCAATAGCTACGGTGGTGTGCAGGAGATTTGTAAAAAGCTATATACTTCACCCAGTGAAG GTCTCAGTGGATCAGCGGCGGATATCCAACATAGACGAGACACATTTGGTTCGAATCTAATACCTCCAAAACCACCAAAAACGTTTCTACAACTAGTGTGGGAGGCTTTGCAAGATGTTACGTTAATCATCTTGGAAGTAGCAGCATTGGTTTCGTTAGGTCTTAGCTTTTATCACCCAGCAGATGAAGACGAATCGACGGGAC CTTCGATGGAAGAAGACGAGGCGAAGTATGGCTGGATCGAAGGACTCGCTATATTGATTTCTGTGATCGTGGTGGTAATAGTAACAGCTTTCAATGATTATTCTAAGGAAAGACAATTTAGAGGCCTCCAAAGTCGAATAGAAGGGGAACACAAATTCTCTGTTATTCGACAAGGGGAGGTCAAACAGGTAGCTGTGTCTGATATTGTTGTCGGCGACATATGTCAG ATAAAGTATGGAGACCTGCTGCCAGCGGACGGTGTCCTTATACAGAGCAACGATCTGAAAGTGGACGAGTCCAGTTTAACCGGAGAGTCAGACCATGTAAAGAAAGGGGAATCGTTCGATCCCATGGTACTCTCGG GTACTCACGTGATGGAGGGCTCCGGAAAAATGTTAGTAACCGCGGTAGGCGTTAACTCGCAGGCTGGAATTATCTTTACGTTGTTGGGTGCTGCCGTTGATCACCAAGAGCAAGAAATCAAGAAAATGAAGAAAG AGGCTAAGAAGCAGCGGAAGAAGAAGTCATTAACAG GGGACGAAGCTGGTGAGATCACTGGAAACAGCCATGTAAGCAGCGGAGGTAAAGCGGAGTCCGGAGAGCATCAACAAGGTgacggcggcggtggcggcggcggtggtggaGAAGGGAAGAAAGAGAAGAGTGTTCTCCAAGCCAAGCTAACTAAACTCGCCATACAAATCGGTTACGCCGGCTCGACCATAGCAGTGCTTACCGTTCTCATTCTAGTCATTCAGTTCTGCGTAACGACGTTCGTTATAGAGGGGAAACCTTGGAAGAATACGTACGCCGGTGATCTGGTGCGGCATTTGATCATCGGTGTAACGGTACTGGTAGTCGCCGTTCCCGAAGGTCTTCCTCTAGCAGTCACGTTGTCTCTCGCTTATTCCGTTAAG AAAATGATGAAAGACAACAACCTGGTACGTCACTTGGACGCTTGCGAAACGATGGGCAACGCAACGGCAATCTGTTCGGACAAGACTGGTACCCTGACAACCAACCGGATGACCGTCGTTCACTCGTACATATGCGAGAAGATGGCCAAGTCGGCCCCCAAGTTCTCGGACATTCCGAACCACGTCGGCAACCTAATCATTCAGGCGATCTCCATAAATTCAGCGTACACATCCAGAATAATGCCCTCGCAAGACCCTACAGAGTTGCCGCTTCAGGTCGGCAATAAAACCGAATGTGCCTTACTTGGATTCGTAGTAGCCCTGGGCATGAACTATCAAACGATACGGGACGATCAACCGGAGGAAACCTTCACGCGGGTCTACACGTTCAATAGCGTTAGGAAGAGCATGTCCACCGTCGTACCGAGGAAAGGCGGTGGATACAGGCTCTTCACCAAGGGCGCTTCCGAGATGATCATGAAGAA ATGTGCCTTTATATATGGTCGCGAAGGTCATTTGGAGAAATTTACCAAAGAGATGCAGGAACGTCTGACAAAGAACGTAATCGAACCAATGGCGTGCGACGGGCTTCGTACCATCTCCATTGCTTATCGCGACTTCGTTCCTGGCAAGGCAGAGATCAATCAGGTTCACGTGGACAACGAGCCGAATTGGGACGACGAGGAGAACATAGTGAACAATCTGACGTGTCTGTGCGTCGTCGGTATCGAGGATCCGGTGAGGCCGGAGGTGCCCGACGCGATCCGGAAGTGTCAGAAGGCCGGCATCACCGTCCGTATGGTGACGGGCGACAATATAAACACGGCGCGATCGATAGCACTGAAATGCGGAATCTTCAAGCCGAACGAAGACTTCCTAATCCTCGAGGGTAAGGAGTTCAACAGGAGGATCCGTGACACGAACGGCGAGGTGCAGCAACACCTGTTGGACAAGGTGTGGCCGAAGCTGAGGGTACTGGCCAGGTCTTCGCCCACGGACAAGTACACTCTTGTCAAGGGTATCATCGACAGCACATCGAGCGTGAGCCGCGAGGTGGTCGCTGTGACCGGCGACGGAACAAACGACGGTCCCGCGTTGAAGAAGGCGGACGTCGGGTTCGCGATGGGCATCGCCGGTACCGACGTTGCCAAGGAGGCTTCCGATATCATTCTAACGGACGATAATTTCTCCTCGATCGTGAAGGCGGTTATGTGGGGTAGAAACGTCTACGATAGTATAGCCAAGTTCTTGCAGTTTCAGCTGACGGTAAACGTCGTCGCTGTTATAGTTGCTTTTATCGGGGCGTGTGCCGTGCAAGATTCCCCCCTTAAAGCGGTGCAGATGTTGTGGGTGAACCTAATCATGGACACGTTAGCATCCCTCGCACTCGCCACCGAAATGCCTACGAACGATCTCCTTCTTCGCAGACCATACGGTCGCACGAAACCGCTCATCTCCAGGACAATGATGAAGAACATCCTTGGTCAAGCCATCTATCAGCTGACCGTTATTTTTATGCTTCTTTTCGTTG GTGATAAGATGCTAGACATCGAAACTGGCCGAGGGGTGGCGCAGGCTGGCGGTGGTCCAACGCAACACTTCACCGTCATCTTCAACACGTTCGTCATGATGACTCTGTTCAACGAATTCAACGCCAGGAAAATCCATGGTCAGCGTAATGTCTTCCAAGGAATATTCACCAACCCCATCTTTTATTCTATCTGGATTCTCACGTGTCTATCGCAG GTAGTTATCATACAGTATGGTAAAATGGCGTTCAGCACGAAAGCTCTCACTTTAGAACAATGGATGTGGTGCCTGTTCTTCGGAGTCGGTACTCTATTGTGGGGCCAAGTAGTTACGACTATTCCTACGCGCAAGATTCCTAAAATCCTTTC aTGGGGCCGCGGCCAGCCGGATGATATCGGTGCGATCAATCTCGGAGATGAGAAATTCGACCCTGACTCGGATAAAAAGCCGCGCAAAGGACAAATTCTATGGCTCCGTGGTCTAACACGACTACAGACACAG ACGAGCAATAGAACTCTGGTGCAGAATGTATCTGTGAAAGGCAGATCCCCCTCTCAGGATTACTATATG
- the Pmca gene encoding plasma membrane calcium-transporting ATPase 3 isoform X7 gives MATIDGRPAQYGVTLKQLRELMELRGREGVNKLNSYGGVQEICKKLYTSPSEGLSGSAADIQHRRDTFGSNLIPPKPPKTFLQLVWEALQDVTLIILEVAALVSLGLSFYHPADEDESTGPSMEEDEAKYGWIEGLAILISVIVVVIVTAFNDYSKERQFRGLQSRIEGEHKFSVIRQGEVKQVAVSDIVVGDICQIKYGDLLPADGVLIQSNDLKVDESSLTGESDHVKKGESFDPMVLSGTHVMEGSGKMLVTAVGVNSQAGIIFTLLGAAVDHQEQEIKKMKKEAKKQRKKKSLTGDEAGEITGNSHVSSGGKAESGEHQQGDGGGGGGGGGEGKKEKSVLQAKLTKLAIQIGYAGSTIAVLTVLILVIQFCVTTFVIEGKPWKNTYAGDLVRHLIIGVTVLVVAVPEGLPLAVTLSLAYSVKKMMKDNNLVRHLDACETMGNATAICSDKTGTLTTNRMTVVHSYICEKMAKSAPKFSDIPNHVGNLIIQAISINSAYTSRIMPSQDPTELPLQVGNKTECALLGFVVALGMNYQTIRDDQPEETFTRVYTFNSVRKSMSTVVPRKGGGYRLFTKGASEMIMKKCAFIYGREGHLEKFTKEMQERLTKNVIEPMACDGLRTISIAYRDFVPGKAEINQVHVDNEPNWDDEENIVNNLTCLCVVGIEDPVRPEVPDAIRKCQKAGITVRMVTGDNINTARSIALKCGIFKPNEDFLILEGKEFNRRIRDTNGEVQQHLLDKVWPKLRVLARSSPTDKYTLVKGIIDSTSSVSREVVAVTGDGTNDGPALKKADVGFAMGIAGTDVAKEASDIILTDDNFSSIVKAVMWGRNVYDSIAKFLQFQLTVNVVAVIVAFIGACAVQDSPLKAVQMLWVNLIMDTLASLALATEMPTNDLLLRRPYGRTKPLISRTMMKNILGQAIYQLTVIFMLLFVGDKMLDIETGRGVAQAGGGPTQHFTVIFNTFVMMTLFNEFNARKIHGQRNVFQGIFTNPIFYSIWILTCLSQVVIIQYGKMAFSTKALTLEQWMWCLFFGVGTLLWGQVVTTIPTRKIPKILSWGRGQPDDIGAINLGDEKFDPDSDKKPRKGQILWLRGLTRLQTQTSNRTLVQNVSVKGRSPSQDYYMPAEPIRETEV, from the exons ATGGCAACAATAGACGGCCGACCGGCCCAATATGGTGTCACTCTCAAGCAACTTCGCGAGCTCATGGAGCTCCGGGGACGCGAAGGTGTCAATAAACTCAATAGCTACGGTGGTGTGCAGGAGATTTGTAAAAAGCTATATACTTCACCCAGTGAAG GTCTCAGTGGATCAGCGGCGGATATCCAACATAGACGAGACACATTTGGTTCGAATCTAATACCTCCAAAACCACCAAAAACGTTTCTACAACTAGTGTGGGAGGCTTTGCAAGATGTTACGTTAATCATCTTGGAAGTAGCAGCATTGGTTTCGTTAGGTCTTAGCTTTTATCACCCAGCAGATGAAGACGAATCGACGGGAC CTTCGATGGAAGAAGACGAGGCGAAGTATGGCTGGATCGAAGGACTCGCTATATTGATTTCTGTGATCGTGGTGGTAATAGTAACAGCTTTCAATGATTATTCTAAGGAAAGACAATTTAGAGGCCTCCAAAGTCGAATAGAAGGGGAACACAAATTCTCTGTTATTCGACAAGGGGAGGTCAAACAGGTAGCTGTGTCTGATATTGTTGTCGGCGACATATGTCAG ATAAAGTATGGAGACCTGCTGCCAGCGGACGGTGTCCTTATACAGAGCAACGATCTGAAAGTGGACGAGTCCAGTTTAACCGGAGAGTCAGACCATGTAAAGAAAGGGGAATCGTTCGATCCCATGGTACTCTCGG GTACTCACGTGATGGAGGGCTCCGGAAAAATGTTAGTAACCGCGGTAGGCGTTAACTCGCAGGCTGGAATTATCTTTACGTTGTTGGGTGCTGCCGTTGATCACCAAGAGCAAGAAATCAAGAAAATGAAGAAAG AGGCTAAGAAGCAGCGGAAGAAGAAGTCATTAACAG GGGACGAAGCTGGTGAGATCACTGGAAACAGCCATGTAAGCAGCGGAGGTAAAGCGGAGTCCGGAGAGCATCAACAAGGTgacggcggcggtggcggcggcggtggtggaGAAGGGAAGAAAGAGAAGAGTGTTCTCCAAGCCAAGCTAACTAAACTCGCCATACAAATCGGTTACGCCGGCTCGACCATAGCAGTGCTTACCGTTCTCATTCTAGTCATTCAGTTCTGCGTAACGACGTTCGTTATAGAGGGGAAACCTTGGAAGAATACGTACGCCGGTGATCTGGTGCGGCATTTGATCATCGGTGTAACGGTACTGGTAGTCGCCGTTCCCGAAGGTCTTCCTCTAGCAGTCACGTTGTCTCTCGCTTATTCCGTTAAG AAAATGATGAAAGACAACAACCTGGTACGTCACTTGGACGCTTGCGAAACGATGGGCAACGCAACGGCAATCTGTTCGGACAAGACTGGTACCCTGACAACCAACCGGATGACCGTCGTTCACTCGTACATATGCGAGAAGATGGCCAAGTCGGCCCCCAAGTTCTCGGACATTCCGAACCACGTCGGCAACCTAATCATTCAGGCGATCTCCATAAATTCAGCGTACACATCCAGAATAATGCCCTCGCAAGACCCTACAGAGTTGCCGCTTCAGGTCGGCAATAAAACCGAATGTGCCTTACTTGGATTCGTAGTAGCCCTGGGCATGAACTATCAAACGATACGGGACGATCAACCGGAGGAAACCTTCACGCGGGTCTACACGTTCAATAGCGTTAGGAAGAGCATGTCCACCGTCGTACCGAGGAAAGGCGGTGGATACAGGCTCTTCACCAAGGGCGCTTCCGAGATGATCATGAAGAA ATGTGCCTTTATATATGGTCGCGAAGGTCATTTGGAGAAATTTACCAAAGAGATGCAGGAACGTCTGACAAAGAACGTAATCGAACCAATGGCGTGCGACGGGCTTCGTACCATCTCCATTGCTTATCGCGACTTCGTTCCTGGCAAGGCAGAGATCAATCAGGTTCACGTGGACAACGAGCCGAATTGGGACGACGAGGAGAACATAGTGAACAATCTGACGTGTCTGTGCGTCGTCGGTATCGAGGATCCGGTGAGGCCGGAGGTGCCCGACGCGATCCGGAAGTGTCAGAAGGCCGGCATCACCGTCCGTATGGTGACGGGCGACAATATAAACACGGCGCGATCGATAGCACTGAAATGCGGAATCTTCAAGCCGAACGAAGACTTCCTAATCCTCGAGGGTAAGGAGTTCAACAGGAGGATCCGTGACACGAACGGCGAGGTGCAGCAACACCTGTTGGACAAGGTGTGGCCGAAGCTGAGGGTACTGGCCAGGTCTTCGCCCACGGACAAGTACACTCTTGTCAAGGGTATCATCGACAGCACATCGAGCGTGAGCCGCGAGGTGGTCGCTGTGACCGGCGACGGAACAAACGACGGTCCCGCGTTGAAGAAGGCGGACGTCGGGTTCGCGATGGGCATCGCCGGTACCGACGTTGCCAAGGAGGCTTCCGATATCATTCTAACGGACGATAATTTCTCCTCGATCGTGAAGGCGGTTATGTGGGGTAGAAACGTCTACGATAGTATAGCCAAGTTCTTGCAGTTTCAGCTGACGGTAAACGTCGTCGCTGTTATAGTTGCTTTTATCGGGGCGTGTGCCGTGCAAGATTCCCCCCTTAAAGCGGTGCAGATGTTGTGGGTGAACCTAATCATGGACACGTTAGCATCCCTCGCACTCGCCACCGAAATGCCTACGAACGATCTCCTTCTTCGCAGACCATACGGTCGCACGAAACCGCTCATCTCCAGGACAATGATGAAGAACATCCTTGGTCAAGCCATCTATCAGCTGACCGTTATTTTTATGCTTCTTTTCGTTG GTGATAAGATGCTAGACATCGAAACTGGCCGAGGGGTGGCGCAGGCTGGCGGTGGTCCAACGCAACACTTCACCGTCATCTTCAACACGTTCGTCATGATGACTCTGTTCAACGAATTCAACGCCAGGAAAATCCATGGTCAGCGTAATGTCTTCCAAGGAATATTCACCAACCCCATCTTTTATTCTATCTGGATTCTCACGTGTCTATCGCAG GTAGTTATCATACAGTATGGTAAAATGGCGTTCAGCACGAAAGCTCTCACTTTAGAACAATGGATGTGGTGCCTGTTCTTCGGAGTCGGTACTCTATTGTGGGGCCAAGTAGTTACGACTATTCCTACGCGCAAGATTCCTAAAATCCTTTC aTGGGGCCGCGGCCAGCCGGATGATATCGGTGCGATCAATCTCGGAGATGAGAAATTCGACCCTGACTCGGATAAAAAGCCGCGCAAAGGACAAATTCTATGGCTCCGTGGTCTAACACGACTACAGACACAG ACGAGCAATAGAACTCTGGTGCAGAATGTATCTGTGAAAGGCAGATCCCCCTCTCAGGATTACTATATG
- the Pmca gene encoding plasma membrane calcium-transporting ATPase 3 isoform X4, with translation MATIDGRPAQYGVTLKQLRELMELRGREGVNKLNSYGGVQEICKKLYTSPSEGLSGSAADIQHRRDTFGSNLIPPKPPKTFLQLVWEALQDVTLIILEVAALVSLGLSFYHPADEDESTGPSMEEDEAKYGWIEGLAILISVIVVVIVTAFNDYSKERQFRGLQSRIEGEHKFSVIRQGEVKQVAVSDIVVGDICQIKYGDLLPADGVLIQSNDLKVDESSLTGESDHVKKGESFDPMVLSGTHVMEGSGKMLVTAVGVNSQAGIIFTLLGAAVDHQEQEIKKMKKEAKKQRKKKSLTGDEAGEITGNSHVSSGGKAESGEHQQGDGGGGGGGGGEGKKEKSVLQAKLTKLAIQIGYAGSTIAVLTVLILVIQFCVTTFVIEGKPWKNTYAGDLVRHLIIGVTVLVVAVPEGLPLAVTLSLAYSVKKMMKDNNLVRHLDACETMGNATAICSDKTGTLTTNRMTVVHSYICEKMAKSAPKFSDIPNHVGNLIIQAISINSAYTSRIMPSQDPTELPLQVGNKTECALLGFVVALGMNYQTIRDDQPEETFTRVYTFNSVRKSMSTVVPRKGGGYRLFTKGASEMIMKKCAFIYGREGHLEKFTKEMQERLTKNVIEPMACDGLRTISIAYRDFVPGKAEINQVHVDNEPNWDDEENIVNNLTCLCVVGIEDPVRPEVPDAIRKCQKAGITVRMVTGDNINTARSIALKCGIFKPNEDFLILEGKEFNRRIRDTNGEVQQHLLDKVWPKLRVLARSSPTDKYTLVKGIIDSTSSVSREVVAVTGDGTNDGPALKKADVGFAMGIAGTDVAKEASDIILTDDNFSSIVKAVMWGRNVYDSIAKFLQFQLTVNVVAVIVAFIGACAVQDSPLKAVQMLWVNLIMDTLASLALATEMPTNDLLLRRPYGRTKPLISRTMMKNILGQAIYQLTVIFMLLFVGDKMLDIETGRGVAQAGGGPTQHFTVIFNTFVMMTLFNEFNARKIHGQRNVFQGIFTNPIFYSIWILTCLSQVVIIQYGKMAFSTKALTLEQWMWCLFFGVGTLLWGQVVTTIPTRKIPKILSWGRGQPDDIGAINLGDEKFDPDSDKKPRKGQILWLRGLTRLQTQVIGGELQERLIPVPYSKSSTDQAIRVVNAFRQGLDARYTSEHSSTPLAEVLRKQSSLNKRLSQTSSIEYADNNPDELTIPEIDIERLSSHSHTETAV, from the exons ATGGCAACAATAGACGGCCGACCGGCCCAATATGGTGTCACTCTCAAGCAACTTCGCGAGCTCATGGAGCTCCGGGGACGCGAAGGTGTCAATAAACTCAATAGCTACGGTGGTGTGCAGGAGATTTGTAAAAAGCTATATACTTCACCCAGTGAAG GTCTCAGTGGATCAGCGGCGGATATCCAACATAGACGAGACACATTTGGTTCGAATCTAATACCTCCAAAACCACCAAAAACGTTTCTACAACTAGTGTGGGAGGCTTTGCAAGATGTTACGTTAATCATCTTGGAAGTAGCAGCATTGGTTTCGTTAGGTCTTAGCTTTTATCACCCAGCAGATGAAGACGAATCGACGGGAC CTTCGATGGAAGAAGACGAGGCGAAGTATGGCTGGATCGAAGGACTCGCTATATTGATTTCTGTGATCGTGGTGGTAATAGTAACAGCTTTCAATGATTATTCTAAGGAAAGACAATTTAGAGGCCTCCAAAGTCGAATAGAAGGGGAACACAAATTCTCTGTTATTCGACAAGGGGAGGTCAAACAGGTAGCTGTGTCTGATATTGTTGTCGGCGACATATGTCAG ATAAAGTATGGAGACCTGCTGCCAGCGGACGGTGTCCTTATACAGAGCAACGATCTGAAAGTGGACGAGTCCAGTTTAACCGGAGAGTCAGACCATGTAAAGAAAGGGGAATCGTTCGATCCCATGGTACTCTCGG GTACTCACGTGATGGAGGGCTCCGGAAAAATGTTAGTAACCGCGGTAGGCGTTAACTCGCAGGCTGGAATTATCTTTACGTTGTTGGGTGCTGCCGTTGATCACCAAGAGCAAGAAATCAAGAAAATGAAGAAAG AGGCTAAGAAGCAGCGGAAGAAGAAGTCATTAACAG GGGACGAAGCTGGTGAGATCACTGGAAACAGCCATGTAAGCAGCGGAGGTAAAGCGGAGTCCGGAGAGCATCAACAAGGTgacggcggcggtggcggcggcggtggtggaGAAGGGAAGAAAGAGAAGAGTGTTCTCCAAGCCAAGCTAACTAAACTCGCCATACAAATCGGTTACGCCGGCTCGACCATAGCAGTGCTTACCGTTCTCATTCTAGTCATTCAGTTCTGCGTAACGACGTTCGTTATAGAGGGGAAACCTTGGAAGAATACGTACGCCGGTGATCTGGTGCGGCATTTGATCATCGGTGTAACGGTACTGGTAGTCGCCGTTCCCGAAGGTCTTCCTCTAGCAGTCACGTTGTCTCTCGCTTATTCCGTTAAG AAAATGATGAAAGACAACAACCTGGTACGTCACTTGGACGCTTGCGAAACGATGGGCAACGCAACGGCAATCTGTTCGGACAAGACTGGTACCCTGACAACCAACCGGATGACCGTCGTTCACTCGTACATATGCGAGAAGATGGCCAAGTCGGCCCCCAAGTTCTCGGACATTCCGAACCACGTCGGCAACCTAATCATTCAGGCGATCTCCATAAATTCAGCGTACACATCCAGAATAATGCCCTCGCAAGACCCTACAGAGTTGCCGCTTCAGGTCGGCAATAAAACCGAATGTGCCTTACTTGGATTCGTAGTAGCCCTGGGCATGAACTATCAAACGATACGGGACGATCAACCGGAGGAAACCTTCACGCGGGTCTACACGTTCAATAGCGTTAGGAAGAGCATGTCCACCGTCGTACCGAGGAAAGGCGGTGGATACAGGCTCTTCACCAAGGGCGCTTCCGAGATGATCATGAAGAA ATGTGCCTTTATATATGGTCGCGAAGGTCATTTGGAGAAATTTACCAAAGAGATGCAGGAACGTCTGACAAAGAACGTAATCGAACCAATGGCGTGCGACGGGCTTCGTACCATCTCCATTGCTTATCGCGACTTCGTTCCTGGCAAGGCAGAGATCAATCAGGTTCACGTGGACAACGAGCCGAATTGGGACGACGAGGAGAACATAGTGAACAATCTGACGTGTCTGTGCGTCGTCGGTATCGAGGATCCGGTGAGGCCGGAGGTGCCCGACGCGATCCGGAAGTGTCAGAAGGCCGGCATCACCGTCCGTATGGTGACGGGCGACAATATAAACACGGCGCGATCGATAGCACTGAAATGCGGAATCTTCAAGCCGAACGAAGACTTCCTAATCCTCGAGGGTAAGGAGTTCAACAGGAGGATCCGTGACACGAACGGCGAGGTGCAGCAACACCTGTTGGACAAGGTGTGGCCGAAGCTGAGGGTACTGGCCAGGTCTTCGCCCACGGACAAGTACACTCTTGTCAAGGGTATCATCGACAGCACATCGAGCGTGAGCCGCGAGGTGGTCGCTGTGACCGGCGACGGAACAAACGACGGTCCCGCGTTGAAGAAGGCGGACGTCGGGTTCGCGATGGGCATCGCCGGTACCGACGTTGCCAAGGAGGCTTCCGATATCATTCTAACGGACGATAATTTCTCCTCGATCGTGAAGGCGGTTATGTGGGGTAGAAACGTCTACGATAGTATAGCCAAGTTCTTGCAGTTTCAGCTGACGGTAAACGTCGTCGCTGTTATAGTTGCTTTTATCGGGGCGTGTGCCGTGCAAGATTCCCCCCTTAAAGCGGTGCAGATGTTGTGGGTGAACCTAATCATGGACACGTTAGCATCCCTCGCACTCGCCACCGAAATGCCTACGAACGATCTCCTTCTTCGCAGACCATACGGTCGCACGAAACCGCTCATCTCCAGGACAATGATGAAGAACATCCTTGGTCAAGCCATCTATCAGCTGACCGTTATTTTTATGCTTCTTTTCGTTG GTGATAAGATGCTAGACATCGAAACTGGCCGAGGGGTGGCGCAGGCTGGCGGTGGTCCAACGCAACACTTCACCGTCATCTTCAACACGTTCGTCATGATGACTCTGTTCAACGAATTCAACGCCAGGAAAATCCATGGTCAGCGTAATGTCTTCCAAGGAATATTCACCAACCCCATCTTTTATTCTATCTGGATTCTCACGTGTCTATCGCAG GTAGTTATCATACAGTATGGTAAAATGGCGTTCAGCACGAAAGCTCTCACTTTAGAACAATGGATGTGGTGCCTGTTCTTCGGAGTCGGTACTCTATTGTGGGGCCAAGTAGTTACGACTATTCCTACGCGCAAGATTCCTAAAATCCTTTC aTGGGGCCGCGGCCAGCCGGATGATATCGGTGCGATCAATCTCGGAGATGAGAAATTCGACCCTGACTCGGATAAAAAGCCGCGCAAAGGACAAATTCTATGGCTCCGTGGTCTAACACGACTACAGACACAG